Proteins from one Brevibacillus humidisoli genomic window:
- a CDS encoding ParM/StbA family protein: protein MKLAGIDVGNDSVKVVLDGSTQPIVIPNIVAPGHDRHILQNEESPLQALDVTIHSPKLSMKGERYFVGLLATENLDNVELDESENKAVSDQSLVVALTALAYAGIMNQSASGFSSNHYDEVAYCIGTGLPVRTYANYHKTFEDRLLGEHEVTFLSTPKLQNHKVKVNIKRAVVSIEGAAALFHMATNDTFQVRDEELYYGCIGICEIGALTTDFPVVKRMNIDNQFSTGEQIGLAVYIDAIIRDVEDQYGYRFPSRTKLVQRIKEKNFMIQRIGEGQADIKPIVDTYFTRAAQKIFGLIKKRWNKFPDIHCFYVIGGGAAALEPYIKEAAGTVKLRFVEDSELQNVYGYLKLAKSKMSQAQGERKSFDHSSPLN from the coding sequence ATGAAGCTAGCAGGAATTGATGTTGGGAACGATAGTGTCAAGGTTGTTCTTGACGGATCGACTCAGCCTATTGTCATTCCCAACATAGTCGCTCCCGGTCACGACAGACACATTCTGCAGAATGAGGAATCTCCACTGCAGGCGCTGGATGTCACCATTCACAGCCCCAAGCTCTCGATGAAAGGAGAGCGCTACTTTGTCGGTTTGTTGGCTACGGAGAACCTTGACAACGTGGAATTGGACGAGAGCGAAAACAAGGCGGTCTCGGATCAGAGCCTCGTTGTCGCGCTAACCGCCCTAGCATATGCTGGTATTATGAACCAATCTGCATCAGGTTTTTCATCCAATCACTATGATGAAGTTGCGTATTGTATTGGAACAGGACTCCCCGTGCGGACGTACGCTAACTATCACAAGACGTTCGAGGATAGGTTGTTGGGAGAGCATGAGGTGACGTTCCTGTCTACACCAAAACTGCAAAACCACAAAGTGAAAGTCAACATTAAACGAGCTGTCGTGTCAATAGAAGGTGCGGCCGCACTGTTCCATATGGCGACGAATGACACGTTTCAGGTCAGAGATGAAGAATTGTATTACGGATGCATCGGAATATGTGAAATCGGAGCGTTAACCACGGACTTCCCGGTAGTGAAACGGATGAACATCGACAATCAGTTCAGCACCGGAGAGCAGATCGGTCTCGCTGTGTACATCGACGCCATCATCCGCGACGTAGAGGATCAATACGGTTATCGTTTCCCCAGCCGAACGAAGTTGGTTCAAAGGATAAAAGAGAAGAATTTTATGATTCAACGGATTGGTGAAGGGCAAGCCGACATCAAACCGATCGTTGATACATACTTTACCCGTGCCGCCCAAAAAATCTTTGGGTTGATTAAAAAGCGATGGAACAAGTTTCCGGATATTCATTGCTTTTATGTGATTGGCGGAGGTGCCGCGGCCCTGGAACCCTACATTAAAGAAGCGGCTGGTACGGTCAAGTTGCGATTCGTGGAGGATAGCGAACTGCAAAACGTTTATGGGTATTTGAAGCTGGCGAAGAGTAAGATGAGTCAAGCCCAGGGAGAAAGGAAATCATTTGACCATTCCAGCCCTCTCAACTGA
- a CDS encoding ABC transporter ATP-binding protein gives METDMDQYDLEMDRTAASVAKTGKRLVKYALHFKWQLIAALLMLAVAVGTDLAGPLIAKRMIDVHISGIEQSWYETEQEGPYAVPYEGRLYKRADHFAEGEARGTEVRVLQVNQDYYFVGQPVGFDGERSITADGLLAITKGNQTQTYPAQKLDTEQLYPFFQPEMSGLIQLCLFYFGLLIVSSVFTYGERYLLQATANRIIRNMRTDVFAHLNRLPIHYFDSLPAGKVVSRITNDTETTRELYVTVLANFFSGAIYMIGVFAALFMLDVRLASICLFIVPLLAIWIYVYRRFAKRFNQVIRSTVSEINAMINETIQGITIIKAFRKEKQTEQDFHMYNTRLFTYKSKLLSLNALTGHNLVGVIRNLAFIAMIWYFGGISITGVEGVISLGMLYAFVDYLNRLFQPIVNIVNQLPHLETALVSAERVFVLLDEPGEDVSDQKMDRYQGKVKFEDVWFAYKEDEYVLKGISFEAKPGQTVALVGHTGSGKSSILNVLFRFYDVQRGRITIDDVDIRELPRQTLREHMGIVLQDPFLFTGTIASNVSLSDPAISRERVEQVLSEIGGDRVLKHLPNGVDEPVIEKGSTLSAGQRQLISFARALAFNPAILILDEATSNIDTETEATIQNALDVVKKGRTTFIIAHRLSTIQNADMILVLDRGEIVERGDHDALMRLGGKYYHMYQLQQGEQEVSAVERSVLSPETA, from the coding sequence ATGGAGACAGATATGGATCAATATGATTTGGAGATGGACCGGACCGCTGCAAGTGTAGCCAAAACAGGCAAGCGGCTGGTGAAATACGCCCTGCATTTTAAATGGCAATTGATCGCTGCGCTGTTGATGCTGGCAGTGGCGGTTGGAACAGATCTGGCAGGTCCCTTGATCGCCAAGCGGATGATTGATGTGCACATCTCCGGCATCGAGCAGTCTTGGTACGAGACCGAGCAGGAGGGACCGTATGCAGTACCGTATGAAGGCAGGTTATATAAACGCGCTGACCATTTTGCGGAAGGAGAGGCTCGCGGTACCGAGGTTAGGGTTCTGCAAGTGAATCAGGATTATTACTTTGTCGGCCAGCCAGTTGGCTTTGACGGCGAACGCTCCATCACAGCAGATGGCTTGCTGGCGATTACCAAAGGGAACCAAACGCAGACTTATCCGGCTCAAAAGCTGGATACGGAACAGCTCTATCCGTTCTTTCAACCAGAGATGAGCGGTTTGATTCAGCTATGCTTGTTCTACTTCGGCTTGCTGATCGTATCGTCCGTGTTCACGTATGGCGAAAGATACCTGCTGCAAGCAACAGCGAACCGGATTATTCGAAACATGCGGACAGATGTATTTGCCCACTTGAACAGGCTGCCGATCCACTATTTCGATAGCCTTCCGGCCGGAAAAGTGGTATCGCGGATTACCAACGATACGGAAACGACGCGCGAGCTGTATGTTACCGTATTGGCCAACTTTTTCTCCGGTGCGATTTACATGATCGGGGTGTTTGCCGCTTTGTTCATGCTGGATGTACGGCTTGCGTCCATTTGCCTGTTTATTGTGCCTCTTCTGGCGATCTGGATCTATGTGTACCGTCGTTTCGCCAAACGGTTTAACCAGGTGATCCGTTCCACAGTCAGTGAGATCAACGCGATGATCAATGAGACGATCCAGGGGATCACGATCATCAAGGCGTTTCGGAAAGAGAAACAGACAGAGCAGGACTTTCACATGTACAATACGAGGCTTTTCACCTACAAGAGCAAGCTGCTCAGTCTCAATGCCCTGACCGGCCACAATCTGGTCGGCGTCATTCGCAATCTCGCCTTTATCGCCATGATCTGGTACTTTGGCGGCATCTCGATCACGGGGGTGGAAGGTGTTATTTCGCTTGGTATGCTGTACGCGTTTGTCGATTATCTGAACCGCCTGTTCCAGCCCATCGTCAACATCGTCAACCAACTGCCCCATCTAGAGACGGCGTTGGTTTCGGCGGAGCGTGTATTCGTTTTGCTTGACGAGCCGGGCGAAGATGTATCCGATCAGAAGATGGACCGCTATCAGGGCAAAGTGAAGTTTGAGGACGTATGGTTTGCCTACAAGGAAGACGAGTATGTGCTCAAAGGCATCTCGTTTGAAGCAAAGCCGGGACAAACGGTAGCGCTTGTGGGGCATACCGGCTCCGGAAAAAGCTCGATCCTGAATGTGCTGTTTCGCTTTTATGACGTGCAGCGCGGCCGGATTACCATTGACGACGTGGATATTAGAGAGCTTCCTCGACAAACCTTGCGGGAGCATATGGGGATCGTGCTGCAGGACCCGTTTTTGTTCACAGGAACCATCGCGTCCAATGTGTCGCTCAGCGATCCGGCCATCTCGAGGGAGCGGGTGGAACAGGTACTGAGCGAAATCGGCGGTGATCGGGTGCTGAAGCATTTGCCAAACGGCGTGGACGAACCGGTGATCGAAAAAGGCAGTACCCTGTCTGCGGGCCAGCGTCAGCTCATCTCGTTTGCCCGTGCGCTTGCCTTTAACCCGGCCATCCTGATTCTCGATGAAGCCACGTCCAACATTGACACAGAGACAGAAGCCACGATTCAGAATGCGTTGGATGTGGTGAAAAAGGGGCGGACCACTTTTATCATCGCCCATCGCCTCTCCACGATCCAAAATGCTGATATGATTCTGGTTTTGGATCGGGGTGAGATCGTGGAGCGGGGGGACCACGATGCATTGATGAGGCTGGGAGGCAAGTACTATCACATGTATCAGCTTCAGCAGGGAGAACAGGAAGTGTCTGCTGTAGAGCGGAGTGTGTTGTCACCGGAAACCGCGTAA
- a CDS encoding ABC transporter ATP-binding protein, which produces MTTIIKTTNLTKMYGTQKAVDNLQMNVQQGQIYGFLGQNGAGKTTTIRMLLGLIKPTQGRIEIFGEDLFQHHKEILKRIGAIVEFSGFYENLTARENLLINAKLMGVHKKNAVEEALEIVGLHQETKKLVGKFSLGMKQRLGIARAILHHPELLILDEPSNGLDPIGIKEIRRLIKSLAQERKITIVISSHILSEVEQLADHIGVIHQGKLLEEISFEELRKRNRKYLEFQVSNDHKAAMLLEKHFQIFEYEVHDEGNIRIYSHIGQQSKLNRVFVEHGIDVSKMTMSEDRLEDYFIKVIGGGRIG; this is translated from the coding sequence ATGACTACGATCATCAAAACGACAAATCTGACGAAAATGTACGGGACCCAGAAAGCGGTAGACAATCTGCAGATGAATGTGCAGCAAGGACAGATTTACGGTTTTCTTGGCCAGAATGGCGCGGGCAAAACGACGACGATTCGCATGCTGCTAGGCTTAATCAAGCCCACTCAGGGAAGAATTGAGATATTCGGAGAGGATTTGTTTCAGCACCACAAAGAGATTCTGAAGAGAATCGGAGCTATTGTTGAGTTCTCTGGCTTCTATGAAAACCTGACAGCTAGAGAAAACCTGCTCATCAATGCAAAACTGATGGGAGTTCACAAGAAAAACGCAGTTGAGGAAGCCCTGGAGATCGTCGGACTTCACCAGGAAACCAAAAAGTTGGTCGGCAAGTTTTCCTTAGGCATGAAGCAAAGGCTGGGGATCGCCAGAGCGATTCTGCACCACCCAGAGCTGTTGATCCTCGATGAGCCTAGCAATGGCTTAGATCCGATCGGGATTAAGGAGATACGCAGACTGATCAAATCGCTTGCGCAGGAACGGAAGATCACGATTGTCATCTCCAGCCATATTTTGTCCGAAGTAGAACAGTTGGCAGATCATATCGGAGTGATTCATCAGGGGAAGCTGCTCGAAGAGATCTCGTTTGAGGAACTGCGGAAAAGGAATCGGAAATACCTTGAGTTTCAGGTATCAAACGACCATAAAGCTGCGATGCTGCTGGAGAAGCACTTTCAGATTTTTGAATATGAGGTGCATGACGAAGGGAATATCCGTATCTATTCTCACATCGGCCAGCAGAGCAAGTTGAACAGAGTGTTTGTCGAACATGGCATTGACGTGTCAAAGATGACGATGAGTGAAGATCGGCTGGAAGATTACTTTATCAAAGTAATCGGGGGTGGAAGGATTGGTTAA
- a CDS encoding response regulator transcription factor gives MEEIHVLIADDEKEIRDLVKKYLEQEKYQVDVAADGEEALRLFDQNKHNLILLDLMMPKIDGIEVCRRLRNKTNIPILMLTAKDQEVDKIVGLSIGADDYITKPFSIHELVARIKAHMRRFMVLGSDRSTQEAPITYGSITMDVKKYKVSKAGEEVFLTAKEFELLKFLASHPEQVFTKTQIFRNVWGTQYLEDDNTVMVHIRKLRKKIEDDPSNPKLIQTVWGIGYKFVGGSDGS, from the coding sequence ATGGAAGAGATTCATGTACTGATAGCCGACGATGAAAAAGAGATTCGGGATTTGGTCAAAAAATATTTGGAACAGGAGAAATATCAGGTAGATGTCGCCGCAGATGGAGAGGAAGCTCTTCGTTTGTTTGATCAAAACAAACACAACCTGATCCTGCTGGATCTGATGATGCCCAAGATAGACGGGATCGAGGTATGCAGACGGCTGCGCAACAAAACCAATATTCCCATTCTCATGCTTACAGCCAAGGATCAAGAGGTAGACAAGATTGTTGGATTAAGTATCGGAGCAGACGATTATATTACGAAGCCATTCAGCATCCATGAACTCGTTGCCAGGATCAAAGCGCACATGAGAAGGTTTATGGTGCTGGGGAGTGATCGCAGTACGCAAGAGGCGCCGATCACGTATGGCAGCATCACCATGGATGTAAAAAAGTACAAGGTGAGCAAAGCGGGAGAAGAGGTATTCTTGACGGCCAAAGAATTTGAGCTGCTGAAGTTTCTCGCCTCCCATCCAGAACAGGTGTTTACCAAAACACAGATTTTCCGCAATGTCTGGGGCACTCAATACCTGGAAGATGACAATACGGTGATGGTTCATATTCGAAAGCTGCGAAAGAAAATAGAAGATGACCCGTCCAATCCGAAGTTGATTCAGACGGTATGGGGGATAGGGTACAAGTTTGTAGGTGGATCAGATGGCTCATGA
- a CDS encoding ABC transporter ATP-binding protein: MLAVMQKLGWFFKQEWKRYTLAISLLVFVGILEVIPPMLVGTSIDAIQLGMLTWVEMVQTLLLMLGITAVVYAITYVWMYTLFGGAFVVERLLRSQLMRHFLKMTPTFYERNRTGDLMARGTNDLQAVSQTAGFGILTLIDSTVWMATLLVTMVCFISWKLTLAAILPLPIMAALINTYGKWIHARFTAAQDAFGDMNDGVLETISGVRVIRAYVQERASERHFDGVTRDVLQKNLAVVRIDALFEPTVKILVGASYLIGLGYGAYLVFHNELTIGGLVSFNVYLGMLIWPMFAIGELINIMQRGNASLDRVNETLGYQPDVPEPENTLPVESPERLQFDNVSFRYPSSRIDNLQQISFTLEKGQTLGIVGRTGSGKTTLVKQLLREYPPGEGSITISGVPIERIDLDQLKAWLGYVPQEQFLFSRSVKNNILLGKSNASEEEFHEAVTASAFEKDLPYLPEGVDTLVGEKGVALSGGQKQRVSIARALIADPHILILDDAMSAVDARTEAEIIANIRKARKGKTTLITTHRFSAVQHADLILVLDEGCIVEQGTHEQLMEKGGWYWEQYTRQQVEAKLTGSG; encoded by the coding sequence ATGCTGGCGGTCATGCAAAAGCTTGGCTGGTTTTTCAAACAAGAATGGAAACGGTACACGCTGGCCATTTCGCTGCTCGTGTTTGTCGGCATTCTGGAGGTGATTCCGCCGATGCTGGTGGGCACGTCCATTGACGCGATCCAGCTTGGGATGTTGACCTGGGTAGAAATGGTGCAGACGCTGCTCCTGATGCTGGGCATTACGGCAGTCGTGTACGCGATCACCTACGTCTGGATGTATACGCTGTTCGGAGGGGCATTTGTCGTAGAGCGGTTGCTTCGCTCGCAGTTGATGCGTCACTTCCTCAAGATGACCCCTACCTTTTACGAGCGGAACCGTACAGGTGATCTGATGGCGCGGGGCACCAACGATCTGCAGGCGGTGTCGCAAACAGCCGGGTTTGGCATATTGACGCTGATTGATTCTACTGTCTGGATGGCGACCTTGCTGGTGACGATGGTTTGCTTCATCTCGTGGAAGCTGACGCTGGCCGCTATTTTACCGTTGCCGATCATGGCGGCTCTGATCAATACCTATGGAAAATGGATTCACGCGAGGTTTACGGCGGCCCAGGACGCGTTTGGCGACATGAATGACGGTGTGCTGGAGACGATCTCAGGCGTCCGGGTCATCCGCGCCTACGTTCAGGAGAGGGCGTCGGAGCGGCATTTCGACGGTGTGACCAGAGATGTGCTCCAGAAAAACCTGGCTGTGGTTCGTATTGACGCGTTGTTTGAACCGACTGTGAAGATCCTGGTTGGTGCTAGCTATTTGATCGGGCTTGGCTATGGTGCCTACCTCGTTTTTCATAATGAACTGACGATTGGCGGGTTGGTCTCGTTCAACGTCTATCTGGGGATGCTGATTTGGCCGATGTTTGCGATTGGTGAACTGATCAATATCATGCAGCGGGGAAATGCCTCTCTCGACCGGGTAAACGAGACACTTGGGTATCAACCTGATGTTCCCGAACCAGAAAACACACTGCCCGTCGAATCACCCGAACGGCTCCAATTCGACAACGTTTCTTTTCGTTATCCCAGTTCCCGGATTGATAACTTGCAGCAGATCTCCTTTACGCTGGAAAAAGGGCAGACACTGGGCATTGTAGGGCGAACCGGCAGTGGGAAAACAACCTTGGTCAAACAGTTGCTGCGCGAATACCCACCGGGTGAAGGCAGCATAACCATATCGGGTGTTCCGATTGAGAGAATTGACTTGGACCAGTTGAAAGCGTGGCTGGGGTACGTGCCTCAAGAGCAATTTTTGTTCTCAAGATCGGTAAAGAACAATATTTTATTGGGCAAGAGCAATGCGAGTGAAGAGGAATTCCACGAAGCAGTCACTGCTTCTGCGTTTGAAAAGGATTTGCCGTACCTGCCCGAGGGGGTGGACACGCTGGTTGGAGAAAAAGGGGTGGCGCTGTCCGGCGGCCAAAAACAGCGTGTATCGATTGCGCGGGCGCTTATTGCTGACCCGCACATTCTGATCCTGGACGATGCGATGTCGGCGGTTGACGCACGGACAGAAGCAGAGATCATCGCCAATATCCGCAAGGCACGTAAGGGTAAAACCACGTTGATTACCACACACCGGTTCTCCGCCGTGCAGCATGCGGATCTGATTTTGGTGCTGGATGAAGGGTGCATCGTAGAACAGGGAACTCATGAGCAGTTGATGGAAAAGGGTGGTTGGTACTGGGAACAGTACACACGCCAGCAGGTAGAAGCAAAACTGACAGGGAGCGGGTGA
- a CDS encoding ABC transporter permease, whose product MVNLIYTELLKLKRAKMFFVSVIGAAAAPIMMFIGFLHMKSEKPDTPITFEVSFYNTNLYVILLIGTLLFGVITAYVFNREYAEDTLKNLLTIPVSRISLIASKLVLVFLWILVLTLLSWGLTLVLGLVGQFEGLSTAVLLQSLKQYIIGASLFFLLATPTTFVSLWFKNYVPTIIFTAIITMVNVALVDTEYRVLFPWSAVHVIAYDSFVPEYPPHYSYLAVLAASVLGFIASVVYFNRSDID is encoded by the coding sequence TTGGTTAATCTGATCTACACGGAACTATTGAAACTGAAACGAGCCAAGATGTTTTTCGTCAGCGTTATTGGAGCGGCGGCAGCACCGATCATGATGTTTATCGGGTTTTTACATATGAAAAGCGAAAAGCCTGACACGCCGATTACGTTTGAAGTCTCTTTTTACAATACCAATCTGTATGTTATTCTGTTGATCGGAACGCTGCTCTTTGGCGTCATTACAGCTTATGTGTTTAATCGTGAATATGCGGAAGACACCCTGAAAAATCTCTTAACCATCCCTGTTTCGCGAATAAGCCTGATTGCTAGCAAGCTGGTCTTGGTGTTTCTCTGGATTTTGGTCTTGACGTTGCTGTCCTGGGGACTAACTCTCGTGCTGGGGCTCGTCGGGCAGTTCGAAGGGTTGAGCACCGCCGTGCTGTTACAGTCGTTGAAACAATATATCATCGGGGCCAGCTTGTTTTTCCTTCTGGCAACCCCGACTACTTTCGTATCATTGTGGTTTAAAAATTATGTGCCGACGATTATTTTCACTGCTATTATTACGATGGTAAACGTTGCACTTGTTGATACGGAGTACAGAGTATTATTTCCCTGGTCGGCGGTGCATGTGATCGCATACGACAGTTTCGTTCCGGAGTATCCGCCGCATTATTCTTATCTTGCTGTCCTTGCGGCTTCGGTTCTTGGCTTTATCGCCAGCGTGGTCTATTTTAACAGATCGGATATCGATTGA
- a CDS encoding undecaprenyl-diphosphate phosphatase — MNLWEAFVALILGLVEGLTEFAPVSSTGHMIIVDDVLFQTKKMFSPEIANTFKIVIQLGSILAVVVLMWGRFMNLLGLAKTPGQTTSAGPHLNLLTVLVGLIPAGILGLLFDDYIDEYLFSTETVVIGLVLGALLMIAADWFRPRQPKTETVDQVTYRQALLVGLVQCLSLWPGFSRSGSTISGGVLLGMSHRAAADFTFIMAVPIMAGASFLSLLNSWDSFTIDVLPFFVVGFISAFVFALLSIRFFLKLINRIKLIPFAIYRLVLAAVIYFGFLM; from the coding sequence GTGAATCTATGGGAAGCATTTGTTGCGCTAATATTGGGCTTAGTTGAGGGACTGACCGAGTTTGCCCCGGTTTCTTCCACCGGTCACATGATTATCGTCGATGATGTTTTGTTCCAGACGAAAAAGATGTTTTCGCCGGAGATCGCCAATACATTCAAAATTGTGATCCAGTTGGGATCGATCCTGGCCGTTGTGGTACTGATGTGGGGGCGGTTTATGAACCTGCTCGGACTCGCAAAAACGCCGGGACAGACAACATCGGCCGGCCCGCATCTCAACCTGCTGACTGTGCTGGTCGGGCTCATTCCTGCTGGCATATTGGGACTGCTTTTTGACGATTACATCGATGAATACCTGTTCTCTACGGAGACGGTTGTAATCGGGCTGGTCCTTGGTGCCCTACTGATGATCGCAGCTGATTGGTTCCGTCCACGTCAACCAAAGACAGAGACGGTGGATCAGGTGACGTATAGACAAGCGCTGCTGGTCGGGTTGGTGCAATGCTTGTCGCTGTGGCCTGGTTTTTCACGATCCGGCTCTACCATCTCAGGGGGCGTTCTCTTGGGGATGAGTCACCGTGCAGCTGCTGATTTTACTTTTATTATGGCAGTCCCGATCATGGCTGGTGCCAGCTTTTTATCGCTGCTTAACAGCTGGGATTCGTTTACGATTGACGTGCTTCCCTTTTTTGTCGTCGGATTTATCAGTGCGTTCGTTTTTGCACTCCTCTCGATCCGCTTCTTCCTGAAGCTGATCAATCGCATCAAGCTCATTCCGTTTGCGATCTACCGTCTGGTCCTCGCTGCTGTGATCTATTTTGGGTTCCTGATGTAG
- a CDS encoding sensor histidine kinase, which yields MAHDKWIVLTLLQSFLIAGLFIVQVNDHSLGIAQAALFAALFALTAMLLVARIHFLSALKSMVAALRRAIQGNVNTRLLADHGRWFNEVIFAINELIEQTAKIQVQTVKSEAARKSLLANISHDIRTPVTSIIGYVDALKDGIAISDEERREYLEILSRKALSLKDLIDEIFEMAKLDADDISFKLESLDFAELTRESVIEFLPEMKKQGINLNAAIPDTKCHIVADRLSMLRIIRNLLKNALQHGKDGKVVGVELIETATDYQLSIWDKGAGISEDDLPHVFERMYRTDRSRSSSQGGSGLGLAIAKALVEKNRGAIWVESNPGTRTSFRCSIPKATLQNQRLRNR from the coding sequence ATGGCTCATGACAAGTGGATCGTGCTGACCCTCCTGCAAAGCTTCCTGATCGCTGGTCTTTTCATCGTGCAGGTGAACGATCACTCTCTGGGAATCGCGCAAGCAGCGTTGTTTGCCGCACTGTTCGCGCTAACGGCGATGTTGTTGGTCGCCCGAATCCACTTCCTATCTGCCTTAAAAAGCATGGTTGCAGCGCTAAGACGTGCGATCCAAGGGAATGTCAACACCAGATTATTGGCCGATCACGGCCGTTGGTTCAATGAAGTCATCTTTGCCATCAACGAATTGATCGAACAAACCGCTAAAATCCAAGTCCAAACGGTCAAATCGGAGGCAGCAAGAAAGAGTCTGTTAGCAAACATTTCCCATGACATTCGGACTCCTGTGACATCGATCATTGGCTATGTTGATGCGCTCAAAGATGGGATCGCGATCTCTGACGAAGAAAGACGCGAATATCTTGAGATTCTATCCCGGAAGGCACTCTCCTTAAAGGATCTGATTGACGAGATTTTTGAGATGGCCAAGTTGGATGCGGACGATATCTCGTTCAAGCTGGAATCACTCGATTTTGCTGAGCTCACAAGGGAGTCGGTCATTGAGTTTTTGCCTGAGATGAAAAAACAGGGGATCAACCTAAACGCTGCGATTCCCGACACGAAATGTCACATCGTTGCAGATCGCCTCAGCATGCTGCGAATCATCCGAAATCTGCTCAAGAATGCTCTGCAGCATGGCAAAGATGGCAAAGTAGTAGGGGTAGAATTGATAGAGACGGCCACAGACTATCAACTGAGCATATGGGACAAGGGAGCGGGTATTTCAGAAGATGATCTGCCTCATGTGTTCGAACGAATGTATCGAACCGATCGATCGAGAAGTTCCTCGCAGGGGGGAAGCGGCCTAGGTCTGGCTATCGCCAAAGCGCTGGTGGAAAAAAACCGGGGCGCCATCTGGGTGGAAAGCAATCCTGGAACAAGAACCTCGTTTCGATGTTCTATCCCCAAAGCAACGTTGCAGAACCAAAGATTAAGAAATAGATAA
- a CDS encoding MerR family transcriptional regulator has product MRVKEVADLVGISVRTLHHYDEIGLLTPEKTTESGYRIYSDQDLETLQQILFFRELGFPLKEIKEIVNSPSFDRREALELQRNMLLEKRSQLDKMIATIDKTIRHMKGEIQMTNEEKFEGFDFRHNPYEQEARERWGDEAVDKTNAKIKNMSQAEQEAMGSQMNAIYQKLASLRHDSPESAEAQAAIKEWYVFLNTMGCYSLEAFKGLGQMYVDDERFTKNIDRFGEGLAQFMRDAMAIYADRNKQR; this is encoded by the coding sequence ATGAGAGTAAAGGAAGTAGCCGACTTGGTTGGCATTAGTGTGCGCACACTTCATCATTACGATGAGATTGGCTTACTCACTCCGGAGAAGACAACCGAGTCCGGTTACCGCATTTACTCCGACCAGGATCTTGAGACGTTGCAGCAGATCTTGTTTTTTCGAGAGCTTGGCTTCCCTTTGAAGGAAATCAAAGAAATCGTCAATAGTCCCTCGTTTGATCGGCGGGAGGCGTTGGAGCTGCAGCGGAACATGCTGCTGGAGAAGCGCAGCCAGCTCGATAAGATGATTGCGACGATTGACAAGACGATTCGGCACATGAAAGGAGAGATTCAGATGACAAACGAAGAAAAATTTGAGGGATTCGACTTCCGGCACAACCCATATGAGCAAGAGGCACGCGAGCGTTGGGGAGATGAGGCAGTTGACAAGACGAACGCCAAGATCAAAAACATGTCGCAAGCGGAACAAGAAGCGATGGGCAGTCAAATGAATGCCATCTATCAAAAACTGGCGTCTCTTCGCCATGACTCTCCGGAGTCAGCAGAGGCACAGGCTGCCATCAAAGAATGGTACGTTTTCCTCAACACCATGGGTTGTTACTCTCTAGAAGCTTTTAAAGGATTGGGTCAAATGTATGTGGATGATGAACGCTTTACCAAAAATATCGACAGGTTTGGTGAAGGCTTGGCCCAATTCATGCGTGACGCGATGGCCATCTATGCAGATCGTAACAAGCAGCGATAA
- a CDS encoding flavin reductase family protein, translating to MHRDIQPKILYFGTPVVLISTLNEDGSANLAPMSSAWWLNQSCMLGMSRKSQTVQNLLREGQCVLNLPSADLVGAVDRLALLTGRNPVPKNKEEVGYRYEPEKFRVAGLTPEPSGVVRPPRVAECPVQLEALVEQVHDFEKPSSLAAIEVKIVRVHVEEQLLMAGEKNYIDPEKWSPLIMNFCEFFGLSHKLHPSRLAPVFAPLHRMV from the coding sequence ATGCATAGAGATATTCAGCCGAAGATTCTTTACTTTGGAACCCCGGTTGTGCTCATCAGCACACTGAATGAAGATGGATCAGCCAATCTCGCTCCGATGTCCTCGGCATGGTGGCTTAACCAGTCGTGCATGCTCGGGATGAGCCGCAAATCACAAACCGTACAGAATCTGCTGCGCGAGGGCCAATGTGTCTTGAACCTTCCTTCGGCGGACCTTGTTGGTGCGGTGGATCGGCTTGCGCTGCTTACGGGCAGAAACCCGGTACCTAAGAATAAGGAAGAGGTTGGATATCGTTACGAACCGGAGAAGTTTAGAGTGGCCGGGCTAACGCCGGAGCCTTCGGGGGTGGTGAGGCCGCCGCGCGTGGCTGAGTGCCCGGTTCAGCTGGAGGCGCTGGTTGAACAGGTTCATGATTTTGAAAAGCCAAGCTCCTTGGCCGCCATCGAAGTAAAAATAGTGCGGGTTCATGTTGAGGAACAGCTCCTGATGGCGGGAGAAAAAAACTACATCGATCCCGAGAAGTGGAGTCCGTTGATTATGAACTTCTGTGAGTTCTTCGGACTAAGTCACAAGCTGCACCCGTCGCGGTTGGCTCCAGTCTTCGCTCCTCTGCATCGCATGGTTTAG